A window from Dehalobacter sp. DCA encodes these proteins:
- a CDS encoding DUF1015 domain-containing protein, whose product MATIRPFKALRPREELAAKVAALPYDVYNREEALAEVRKEPLSFLQIDRAETQFAPEVSPYDTRVYERARDSLQEMIQNGVFVREDRPCYYVYELVMDGRSQTGLVGCAAIDDYLNNVIKKHEKTREDKEIDRINHVGICKAQTGPIFLAYRSQQGINEVVSRIKQESPLYDFTAPDGIRHTVWRIDGDHDLAAIYFGFKNTRSIYIADGHHRAASAVKVGLRRRDAHPGFTGEEEFNYFLSVLFPHDQLMILDYNRVIKDLNGYQKDALLKEIEKAFIVTKMGAEPYKPQMKAVFGMYLDESWYRLEARAEILSDDPVDGLDVSLLQNHLLTPILNIKDVRTDKRIDFVGGIRGLKELEKRVDSDMKLAFSMYPTSIDELFAVSDADKLMPPKSTWFEPKLRSGLLIHELE is encoded by the coding sequence TTGGCTACGATCAGACCGTTTAAAGCGCTGCGGCCGAGGGAAGAACTTGCTGCGAAAGTCGCAGCACTTCCTTATGATGTCTATAACCGCGAAGAAGCATTGGCTGAAGTAAGAAAAGAACCGTTGTCGTTTTTGCAGATTGACCGGGCAGAGACCCAGTTCGCTCCTGAGGTCAGTCCCTATGATACCCGGGTCTATGAGAGAGCGAGAGACAGTCTGCAGGAAATGATCCAAAACGGCGTTTTTGTCAGGGAGGATAGACCCTGCTATTATGTGTATGAACTGGTGATGGATGGCCGTTCCCAGACGGGCCTGGTCGGTTGTGCCGCGATTGATGATTACCTGAACAATGTTATCAAAAAACATGAAAAAACCAGGGAAGATAAGGAAATTGACAGAATCAATCATGTCGGCATTTGCAAGGCTCAGACCGGCCCGATCTTTTTGGCTTATCGGTCTCAACAGGGAATCAATGAGGTTGTCAGCCGAATTAAACAAGAAAGCCCCCTCTATGATTTCACTGCTCCGGACGGAATCAGACATACCGTTTGGAGAATAGACGGGGATCATGATTTGGCTGCGATCTATTTCGGATTTAAAAATACCCGGAGCATCTATATTGCGGATGGGCACCACAGAGCGGCTTCGGCGGTAAAAGTAGGCTTGCGCAGAAGAGACGCCCATCCCGGTTTTACCGGAGAGGAAGAATTCAATTATTTTCTTTCTGTCCTTTTCCCGCACGACCAACTGATGATCCTGGATTACAATAGAGTGATCAAAGATCTTAACGGTTATCAGAAAGATGCCCTACTGAAAGAAATAGAAAAAGCATTTATTGTAACCAAAATGGGTGCTGAACCCTATAAACCTCAGATGAAAGCTGTTTTTGGCATGTATTTAGATGAATCGTGGTACAGACTGGAGGCCAGGGCTGAGATACTTTCTGATGATCCGGTGGATGGCCTGGACGTCTCGCTGCTGCAAAATCATCTTTTAACACCGATTCTGAATATCAAAGATGTCAGAACGGATAAACGAATCGATTTTGTCGGTGGCATACGCGGCTTGAAGGAACTGGAAAAGCGGGTGGACAGTGATATGAAACTTGCTTTTTCGATGTATCCGACATCGATTGATGAACTTTTTGCGGTATCTGATGCAGATAAGCTTATGCCGCCCAAATCTACCTGGTTTGAACCCAAACTGAGAAGCGGACTGCTTATTCACGAACTGGAATAG
- a CDS encoding ThiF family adenylyltransferase yields the protein MSSELLNHSQDLIKLVNEGYELEILATDTMTYGILHNVPYLNEKLEVCYVKLVSHLQLSGTKTLAPDTHVIYFVGTFPYRNNGSKFTGLIIGDAGYPMGPDITAQFEFSSRPVEGCYSNYYDKFKRYADLLTVEAQSVDPLVTPKTFNIRVQETMDLVFNYHDTNSSKSHIGIITNRLSGQKIAIIGLGGTGSYILDQVAKTPVSEIHIYDGDVFEQHNAFRTPGAPYKDQLTNPPDYLAEIYGRMHRFITPHGYKIDKTNIDELREMSFVFVCVDNGESRRTIIDFLIAHNIPFIDTGLGVEVVDDKLIGIVRITLATSMKHDHLNNYIDFHDGAEDDVYSSNIQLGDLNALNGLLAIIKWKKMYGFYHDLKREHNTSYVVSRGSLNNEEFL from the coding sequence ATGTCATCAGAACTATTAAATCATAGCCAGGACCTCATTAAACTTGTCAACGAAGGGTACGAGCTTGAGATTTTAGCAACTGACACCATGACATATGGAATTCTGCACAATGTGCCCTATTTAAATGAAAAACTCGAGGTATGCTATGTAAAACTTGTATCACACCTGCAGTTATCAGGAACAAAGACTTTAGCACCTGACACACATGTTATATACTTTGTCGGTACCTTTCCATACAGAAATAATGGAAGCAAATTCACTGGTCTCATTATTGGAGATGCAGGCTATCCGATGGGCCCTGACATCACTGCGCAATTCGAGTTTTCAAGTAGGCCGGTAGAAGGATGTTATTCTAATTATTATGACAAATTTAAAAGGTATGCCGATCTCCTTACCGTTGAAGCTCAGTCCGTTGATCCCCTTGTAACACCAAAAACCTTTAATATTAGAGTTCAGGAAACAATGGATCTCGTATTCAACTATCACGACACAAATAGCTCAAAGTCCCACATTGGAATCATCACAAACCGTCTCTCAGGACAAAAAATAGCAATCATAGGCCTTGGTGGCACAGGTTCATATATCCTTGATCAGGTCGCCAAGACTCCAGTTAGTGAAATTCATATTTATGACGGAGACGTTTTTGAACAGCACAACGCTTTCAGGACACCAGGCGCACCATACAAAGACCAATTAACAAACCCTCCAGATTATCTTGCAGAAATCTATGGTAGAATGCACCGATTCATTACCCCTCATGGTTACAAAATAGATAAAACGAACATAGATGAACTACGAGAAATGAGTTTCGTTTTTGTATGTGTCGATAATGGGGAATCGAGAAGAACAATAATAGATTTCCTCATTGCTCATAACATCCCATTTATCGATACAGGCCTTGGCGTAGAAGTTGTTGATGACAAGCTTATTGGAATAGTCAGAATAACCTTAGCCACCTCCATGAAGCACGACCACCTCAACAATTACATTGATTTCCACGATGGTGCTGAAGATGACGTATACTCAAGCAACATTCAGTTAGGAGATCTTAATGCACTCAATGGCTTACTTGCAATTATCAAATGGAAGAAGATGTACGGTTTCTATCATGACCTGAAGCGTGAGCATAATACTTCATACGTTGTTTCCAGGGGGAGCCTTAACAATGAAGAATTTTTATAA
- a CDS encoding glycosyltransferase family 2 protein: protein MDSFSNIMQEIFNIIMISLQVIIIFVTLYYFILSILGMHRKPENDEFEPKNRFAIVIAAHNEERVIAPLINNLKNLDYPRELFDVFVVADNCTDNTAYLAKKAGANVYKRLDEIKRGKGYALEYLFAKIFALDHTYDAFVLFDADNLVKGNFLREMNKKLCQGDQIIQGYVDSKNPYDTWVTTSFSIAFWMMNRLVQLARSNFGVSNTLAGTGMCISYDVLKKFGWGAHSLVEDLEFTMKALVYGIKTSWAHDAVVYDEKPLSFVQSCHQRKRWAQGQVDVACRYLPILLLKGFREKKWLYFDAAMHLFQPFFLIISASFIVMQVLFFLRPYYVNLFIDYIPAGVWQVLSGSVIVFAILSLYLDKKPTKAYFGLILYPIFMYSWIPIIIAGFIHRNKKEWSHTMHTRSINYEEIRAEEKVSTS from the coding sequence TTGGATAGTTTTTCCAATATTATGCAAGAAATTTTTAACATCATTATGATTTCTCTACAAGTCATTATTATTTTTGTGACTTTGTATTATTTTATTTTATCGATTCTGGGGATGCACCGGAAACCTGAAAATGACGAATTCGAGCCCAAGAATAGATTTGCGATTGTCATTGCAGCCCATAATGAGGAAAGGGTAATCGCGCCGCTGATTAACAACCTTAAAAATCTAGATTATCCGAGAGAACTTTTTGATGTCTTTGTTGTTGCTGATAATTGCACGGATAACACTGCTTACCTGGCAAAAAAGGCTGGAGCCAATGTGTACAAGCGTCTTGATGAGATAAAACGCGGGAAAGGCTATGCCTTGGAATACTTATTTGCGAAGATTTTTGCTTTAGACCATACGTATGATGCTTTTGTTTTGTTTGATGCCGATAATCTCGTCAAGGGTAACTTCCTCAGAGAGATGAATAAAAAGCTCTGTCAGGGAGATCAAATCATTCAGGGCTATGTGGATTCCAAGAACCCTTATGATACCTGGGTTACCACTTCATTTTCAATTGCATTTTGGATGATGAACAGGCTGGTTCAGCTGGCCAGGTCCAATTTCGGAGTTTCCAATACCCTGGCTGGTACAGGGATGTGTATTTCCTACGATGTACTTAAGAAATTTGGCTGGGGAGCTCATTCTTTGGTTGAAGATCTTGAGTTTACGATGAAAGCCCTGGTATATGGGATAAAAACCAGCTGGGCGCATGACGCGGTCGTCTATGACGAAAAGCCGCTTAGCTTTGTACAGTCCTGTCATCAGAGGAAACGCTGGGCTCAGGGGCAGGTTGACGTTGCCTGCAGATATTTACCTATTCTTCTTTTAAAAGGATTCCGCGAGAAAAAGTGGCTGTATTTTGATGCAGCGATGCATCTCTTTCAGCCGTTCTTCCTGATTATTTCGGCTTCGTTTATCGTAATGCAGGTATTATTCTTCCTGCGACCTTATTATGTCAACTTGTTTATTGACTATATTCCTGCAGGTGTCTGGCAGGTTCTTTCCGGAAGTGTTATTGTTTTTGCCATATTGTCCCTGTACTTGGACAAAAAGCCTACCAAGGCCTATTTTGGCTTGATTCTGTATCCGATCTTTATGTACAGCTGGATACCGATCATTATTGCCGGGTTCATTCACCGCAACAAGAAAGAGTGGTCGCATACGATGCATACCCGCTCAATCAATTATGAGGAAATTCGTGCGGAAGAAAAAGTATCGACCAGCTGA
- a CDS encoding GntR family transcriptional regulator yields MIQLVAYNIVYEDIKRKIVMGTYRPGDKIPSINELCKIYHTSDLTIRKSLKLLQKDGLITTVKRIGVFVSELTNKKYTLHFHEKTSLKSEIDSEQILNITRYNEFEQADCHELKGTKYISIERICYTNNVLPILYRIDSIVTKVNNNLKKEKAHIWVKQMDIILNSDLIRKQIKLILDNEHTDIKKKLYLPDQMGMYRIQKKYFTEEGRLFALSDLYIPSSDIDVTLHI; encoded by the coding sequence ATGATACAACTTGTCGCCTATAATATCGTATATGAAGATATAAAAAGAAAAATAGTCATGGGAACATACAGACCAGGTGATAAAATTCCATCCATTAATGAGCTATGCAAAATTTATCATACCAGCGATCTAACCATAAGAAAAAGTTTGAAACTATTACAAAAGGATGGTCTCATTACTACCGTAAAAAGAATTGGCGTATTTGTAAGCGAATTAACGAATAAGAAATACACCTTGCATTTTCATGAAAAAACAAGCCTTAAATCCGAGATTGACAGCGAGCAAATCTTAAATATAACCCGATATAACGAATTTGAACAGGCAGACTGTCATGAGCTCAAAGGCACCAAATATATAAGTATTGAAAGAATATGCTATACGAACAACGTTCTTCCGATCCTATACCGAATTGATTCCATTGTGACTAAAGTAAATAATAATTTAAAAAAGGAAAAAGCTCACATCTGGGTTAAGCAGATGGATATTATTTTAAACAGTGATTTGATACGAAAACAAATTAAATTAATATTAGACAATGAACATACCGACATCAAAAAAAAACTATACCTTCCTGATCAAATGGGGATGTACCGTATTCAGAAAAAATATTTTACAGAGGAAGGTCGGTTATTCGCCTTATCGGATCTATATATTCCTTCGTCAGATATTGATGTTACTCTGCATATTTAG
- a CDS encoding cobalamin B12-binding domain-containing protein (Presence of a B(12) (cobalamin)-binding domain implies dependence on cobalamin itself, in one of its several forms, or in some unusual lineages, dependence on a cobalamin-like analog.), producing the protein MIVHGEKTILNHFIEVFVNLDDEKVKSVAQRCLAAGIIKYDVIAALNEGLMIIGKKYENDEYTLTDLMMAGILFQDIINMKEFDIAFDVNSYVQEGTIILGTVKTDIHDIGKSMFKSVALASGFKIVDLGVDVSPETFCKAVKSGEKCILALSAVLTTTIQYLRETVDELIKHDLRKNVKIIIGGSLVSEEICRYIGADAFSINALDGVNICKTWVNVNE; encoded by the coding sequence ATGATTGTTCATGGAGAAAAAACAATACTCAACCACTTTATTGAAGTATTTGTTAATCTTGACGATGAAAAAGTTAAGAGTGTCGCGCAAAGATGTTTAGCGGCAGGAATAATTAAATATGACGTCATCGCTGCCTTAAACGAAGGGCTTATGATTATCGGGAAAAAATACGAAAATGATGAATATACCTTGACTGATTTGATGATGGCGGGTATTTTGTTTCAAGACATAATCAACATGAAAGAGTTTGATATCGCCTTTGATGTGAATAGCTATGTTCAGGAAGGTACAATCATACTTGGCACAGTCAAAACTGATATTCATGATATCGGGAAGTCTATGTTTAAGAGCGTAGCCTTGGCTTCGGGCTTCAAAATTGTTGATCTTGGTGTCGATGTATCCCCTGAAACTTTCTGTAAAGCAGTAAAATCCGGCGAAAAATGTATACTTGCTTTAAGCGCGGTACTGACGACAACCATTCAATATCTCCGTGAAACTGTCGATGAGCTGATTAAACATGATCTGAGGAAAAATGTAAAAATTATTATCGGCGGAAGTTTGGTTTCTGAAGAAATCTGTCGGTATATCGGTGCGGACGCCTTTTCCATTAATGCATTGGACGGTGTTAATATCTGTAAAACTTGGGTAAATGTCAATGAATAA
- a CDS encoding M20/M25/M40 family metallo-hydrolase, producing the protein MSINVADEFLKLVSIDSPSKKEGKLAGYLKRRLRELGADVYEDHSAAKTGSDTGNLIAVLPGNREGTPVIMLAAHMDTVASTEGMTPRIEEGVIYSDGQTILGADDKAGIAVILAVLSRLQEDKHILHSPVEVVLTVQEEIGLYGIKNLDYALKADFGYVLDGDGPVGTVVHAAPSHITLDLVVQGKAAHAGLAPETGVNAIVVASKAIADLKSGRIDQETTSNFGIITGGTARNVVAEKVQITAEVRSHHQAKLEIETDKILEKFETVSAKNQANFSYTKELAYEAFSIDTAHPAVQNLLEAGKTLGIHTELTSTGGGLDANILNSRGIPCLALGLGNHNPHTREEYVEIDQMEKSVEFVLEALSYS; encoded by the coding sequence ATGTCAATCAATGTTGCGGATGAATTTCTTAAGCTTGTTTCCATTGATAGTCCGTCCAAAAAAGAAGGGAAACTCGCAGGTTATCTAAAACGAAGGTTGAGGGAGCTCGGGGCTGATGTCTATGAGGACCATTCCGCCGCCAAAACAGGAAGTGATACGGGCAATCTGATTGCAGTACTGCCTGGTAACCGTGAGGGGACACCGGTGATCATGCTTGCAGCCCATATGGATACGGTAGCATCGACTGAAGGAATGACACCCCGAATTGAGGAAGGGGTCATTTACAGCGATGGACAGACCATCCTAGGGGCAGATGATAAAGCTGGAATAGCCGTAATACTTGCAGTACTGAGCAGGCTTCAGGAAGACAAGCATATCCTACATAGTCCGGTTGAAGTTGTTCTGACAGTCCAGGAAGAAATTGGTCTTTATGGCATAAAAAATCTTGATTATGCCCTTAAAGCTGACTTCGGCTATGTCTTGGATGGTGACGGCCCGGTGGGCACTGTGGTTCACGCAGCACCTTCTCATATCACGCTTGATCTGGTTGTTCAGGGTAAAGCTGCACATGCGGGCCTGGCGCCTGAAACTGGCGTGAATGCAATTGTCGTTGCGTCCAAAGCCATTGCGGACTTGAAATCAGGAAGGATAGACCAGGAAACAACGAGTAATTTCGGGATCATTACCGGTGGAACAGCACGCAATGTGGTTGCTGAAAAGGTACAAATCACAGCAGAGGTACGAAGTCACCATCAAGCCAAACTTGAAATTGAAACCGATAAAATTCTTGAAAAATTTGAAACTGTTTCTGCCAAGAACCAGGCAAATTTCAGCTATACGAAGGAACTCGCCTATGAAGCGTTTAGCATAGATACTGCACATCCAGCTGTTCAGAATTTACTGGAGGCAGGGAAGACACTCGGCATTCACACGGAATTAACTTCGACTGGCGGAGGACTTGATGCCAATATCTTAAATTCCCGCGGCATACCGTGTCTGGCTTTGGGCCTCGGGAATCATAACCCGCATACACGGGAAGAATATGTCGAAATTGACCAGATGGAAAAATCCGTCGAATTCGTACTTGAGGCTTTGTCTTATTCATAG
- the serC gene encoding 3-phosphoserine/phosphohydroxythreonine transaminase has protein sequence MTRVFNFSAGPAVLPEEVLKEAAEEMLDYDVTGMSVMEMSHRSKAFEKIIGDAEQDLRDLLNIPDNYKVLFLQGGASQQFAMVPMNLMKNRVADYLNTGQWAKKAIQEGKIYGRINVIASSEDKTYTYIPDLKDLKISEDADYVYICHNNTIYGTRFTELPETGDKILVADMSSDFLSEPVDVSKYGLIFAGAQKNVGPAGVVVVIIREDLITDDVLPGTPTMLKYKTQADNKSLYNTPPAYGIYICGKVFKWLKKLGGLEVMKKINEEKAAILYDYLDSSKMFKGTVVKKDRSLMNVPFVTGLEELDKKFTKEAKEAGLVNLEGHRSVGGMRASIYNAMPMEGVKVLVAFMKKFEEGNI, from the coding sequence ATGACAAGAGTATTTAATTTTTCTGCCGGACCGGCAGTATTGCCTGAAGAAGTTCTCAAAGAAGCTGCTGAGGAAATGCTGGATTATGATGTCACGGGGATGTCCGTGATGGAAATGAGCCATCGCTCCAAAGCTTTTGAAAAAATTATTGGTGATGCAGAGCAGGATCTTAGGGATTTGCTGAACATTCCGGATAATTATAAGGTGCTGTTCCTGCAAGGTGGTGCATCACAACAGTTTGCCATGGTCCCGATGAATTTAATGAAGAACAGGGTTGCCGATTACCTGAATACCGGACAATGGGCTAAGAAAGCAATTCAGGAAGGAAAGATCTACGGTAGAATCAATGTCATTGCGTCTTCAGAAGACAAAACCTATACGTATATTCCGGATCTGAAAGACCTGAAGATCTCCGAGGACGCTGACTATGTGTACATTTGCCATAATAACACCATCTACGGAACGAGGTTTACAGAACTTCCTGAAACCGGTGACAAAATCCTGGTTGCGGACATGTCCTCGGATTTTCTGTCTGAACCTGTAGATGTAAGCAAATATGGTTTGATCTTTGCCGGTGCTCAAAAAAATGTCGGACCGGCCGGCGTTGTCGTCGTCATTATTCGGGAGGACCTGATTACGGATGATGTGCTGCCGGGAACGCCTACCATGTTGAAATACAAAACACAGGCAGACAACAAGTCACTCTATAACACACCGCCGGCCTATGGCATTTATATTTGCGGCAAAGTATTTAAATGGCTGAAAAAACTTGGCGGACTCGAAGTCATGAAAAAAATCAATGAGGAAAAAGCCGCAATTTTATATGACTATCTGGATTCCAGCAAAATGTTTAAAGGAACAGTCGTTAAGAAAGACCGTTCACTGATGAATGTGCCGTTTGTAACCGGATTAGAAGAACTGGACAAGAAATTTACCAAAGAAGCCAAAGAGGCCGGCTTGGTAAATTTAGAAGGTCATCGCTCAGTCGGCGGAATGAGAGCGAGCATTTACAATGCGATGCCCATGGAAGGCGTGAAAGTGTTAGTCGCATTTATGAAAAAATTTGAAGAAGGAAACATCTAG
- a CDS encoding GntR family transcriptional regulator, translating into MNNYIRFSEIAENIKEKIINNTYKEHQFLPSEKQLSVEYNVCKNTIKHAINVLVDEGLLFTVPGKGTYVNAQAENKYRVDMSIGKVLPKGYDSVRLITAAIVSPDVHQVYHLQIAPEERIICIKWVLLRDGNIVAYDEKNIPYLSGISIEESNLGYMPLREVLTNKSFLFSLKEKYTVSAVLPDPDLVEIMGIGSSNPHPIVLIDNKIYDEENTPLGWCRIYIPADEFQFEGESQ; encoded by the coding sequence ATGAATAATTATATACGATTTAGTGAAATAGCAGAAAACATTAAAGAAAAAATTATCAACAATACCTATAAGGAACATCAATTTCTCCCGTCTGAAAAACAATTGTCAGTGGAGTATAATGTTTGCAAAAACACGATTAAGCATGCCATAAATGTTCTCGTTGACGAAGGCTTGTTATTTACCGTGCCGGGAAAAGGGACCTATGTCAATGCACAGGCTGAAAATAAATACAGGGTAGACATGAGCATAGGAAAGGTTCTGCCGAAAGGTTACGATTCTGTCAGATTAATTACAGCAGCTATCGTCAGCCCTGATGTTCATCAGGTATATCATCTTCAAATTGCACCGGAGGAAAGGATAATCTGCATTAAATGGGTTTTGTTGCGAGATGGAAATATTGTGGCCTATGATGAGAAGAATATCCCATATTTATCCGGAATCTCCATAGAGGAATCGAATTTGGGGTATATGCCGTTGCGAGAAGTATTAACGAATAAATCTTTCCTGTTTTCATTGAAAGAGAAATATACGGTTTCCGCTGTTTTACCGGATCCGGATTTGGTAGAAATTATGGGGATTGGATCCTCCAATCCCCATCCCATTGTTTTGATCGATAATAAAATATATGATGAAGAAAATACCCCGCTGGGATGGTGCAGAATTTATATACCGGCGGATGAATTTCAATTTGAAGGAGAATCGCAATAA
- a CDS encoding DNA cytosine methyltransferase, which translates to MSYNAIDLFSGCGGMTEGLINAGIRVIAAVEIDKFASEAYRANHDKHGVILFEEDIRTLKAEKILELLKGEPLHLLAGCPPCQGFSSLRRKNKKRSYKDTRNSLILEYLKMVEELQPITI; encoded by the coding sequence GTGTCTTATAATGCAATTGATTTATTCTCAGGCTGTGGTGGAATGACAGAAGGTCTTATAAACGCAGGCATCCGGGTAATAGCCGCAGTTGAAATAGATAAATTTGCATCAGAGGCATACCGAGCCAACCATGATAAGCACGGTGTTATATTATTTGAGGAAGATATTCGCACACTCAAAGCAGAAAAAATATTGGAATTATTAAAGGGGGAGCCACTGCATCTGCTTGCAGGCTGTCCCCCGTGTCAAGGATTTTCATCATTAAGACGCAAAAATAAAAAAAGATCGTACAAAGATACACGTAACAGCTTAATTCTTGAATATCTTAAGATGGTTGAAGAATTGCAGCCTATAACAATTTAG
- a CDS encoding phosphoglycerate dehydrogenase, whose protein sequence is MFKINCLNPIAKIGLDNFSEEYAITDNYEEADAVLVRSASVHELDLPDSLQAIARAGAGVNNIPLDKCAEKGIIVFNTPGANANGVKELVLAGLFLASRDIIDGVNWVNTVKDDPDIAKLVEKNKAKYAGIEISGKKLGVIGLGAIGVLVANAAMKLGMEVYGYDPFISVRSAWHLSKYIKPSKSLAEIYKECDFISIHVPLSDATQGMLNEEAFKMMKNGVRILNFSRDSLVNEEDMIAALKVGKVFKYVTDFPTPKMAPLNEVIAIPHLGASTCESEDNCAVMAVSQLMDYLENGTIRNSVNYPDCDNGYPDNAGRLGIHHKNIPNMIGQFTSALAQENINISDMINKSKGQYAYTLVDIEVPSTPEIKQKIEAIEGVYRVRIVK, encoded by the coding sequence ATGTTTAAAATCAATTGTTTAAATCCGATTGCCAAGATTGGGCTGGACAATTTCTCGGAAGAATATGCTATTACGGATAACTATGAAGAGGCGGATGCCGTTCTGGTCAGAAGTGCCAGTGTTCATGAACTGGACCTGCCGGATTCTCTGCAGGCAATTGCCCGGGCCGGAGCAGGAGTGAACAATATACCGCTTGATAAATGCGCTGAAAAAGGGATTATTGTTTTTAATACACCGGGGGCTAATGCCAATGGTGTTAAGGAATTGGTACTTGCCGGACTGTTTCTGGCATCCCGTGACATTATCGACGGTGTAAACTGGGTAAATACTGTTAAAGATGATCCGGATATTGCTAAACTTGTTGAAAAAAATAAGGCCAAGTATGCAGGTATTGAAATCAGCGGCAAGAAACTTGGTGTAATCGGGCTTGGAGCGATTGGGGTTCTCGTAGCGAATGCGGCGATGAAACTTGGCATGGAAGTATACGGGTATGATCCGTTCATTTCTGTCCGCTCGGCCTGGCATTTGTCTAAATATATCAAGCCCAGCAAATCCTTGGCGGAGATTTATAAAGAATGTGATTTCATCAGCATCCATGTACCTTTGTCCGATGCAACCCAAGGGATGCTGAATGAAGAAGCCTTCAAGATGATGAAGAACGGCGTCCGCATTCTAAATTTCTCGCGCGATTCTTTAGTCAATGAAGAAGATATGATTGCAGCACTAAAAGTTGGCAAGGTATTCAAATATGTTACCGATTTTCCTACTCCTAAAATGGCGCCCCTAAATGAAGTCATTGCTATTCCGCACTTGGGAGCTTCCACCTGTGAATCAGAGGATAATTGTGCGGTGATGGCTGTCAGCCAGCTTATGGATTATCTTGAAAACGGCACGATCAGAAATTCCGTGAACTATCCGGACTGTGACAACGGTTATCCTGATAATGCCGGCCGCCTCGGGATTCATCACAAAAATATCCCGAATATGATTGGCCAGTTTACTTCGGCCCTGGCTCAGGAGAATATCAATATCTCTGATATGATTAATAAGAGCAAAGGCCAGTATGCCTATACCTTGGTTGATATTGAGGTACCATCCACACCGGAAATAAAGCAAAAAATTGAAGCAATTGAAGGAGTCTACAGAGTCAGAATCGTAAAATAA